The Dehalobacter sp. genome includes a window with the following:
- the cbiQ gene encoding cobalt ECF transporter T component CbiQ, with the protein MIYIDKYAYLSKLKQTNPLKKLVLAILVLGVCLWAESVAVSILTLLIMGWYTVCKGGTPVGIFIRLMLVPLSFLVIGVLTIAVNVSGDKDVFVFSVYAFGMYIGVSQSGILSAANLFFKALGAVSCLYYLSLSTPMVDLLAVLRKLKVPRLMVELMGLIYRFIFVFLETADTMFTAQNSRLGYAGLSSGYRSLAALASSLFIRSYQRADELYIALEARGYDGELSVIHEQAETHWTEYIPIVLINLFLIAVALFSKQLTGGLL; encoded by the coding sequence ATGATTTACATCGATAAATACGCTTATTTATCCAAGCTTAAACAAACAAATCCATTGAAAAAGCTAGTCTTAGCCATTCTGGTTTTGGGGGTCTGTCTCTGGGCTGAATCCGTTGCGGTGTCAATTTTGACGCTCCTGATAATGGGTTGGTATACCGTTTGCAAAGGCGGTACCCCTGTTGGAATTTTTATTAGACTGATGCTTGTCCCGCTTTCCTTTTTAGTGATCGGCGTTTTAACCATTGCGGTCAATGTTTCAGGGGACAAAGATGTTTTTGTATTCTCTGTATATGCATTTGGCATGTATATCGGGGTGTCGCAGTCCGGTATTCTAAGTGCGGCAAATCTGTTTTTTAAAGCGCTTGGCGCGGTTTCCTGTCTGTATTATTTATCGCTGAGTACACCGATGGTAGACCTGCTGGCAGTTCTTCGGAAGCTTAAAGTTCCAAGACTGATGGTTGAATTGATGGGACTGATCTACCGGTTTATCTTTGTATTTTTGGAAACGGCAGACACCATGTTTACGGCGCAGAATTCCCGCTTGGGCTATGCGGGGCTTTCTTCCGGATACCGTTCACTGGCGGCTCTGGCTTCGTCACTTTTTATCCGGTCTTATCAAAGGGCGGATGAACTGTATATTGCGCTTGAAGCCAGGGGATATGATGGTGAGCTCAGTGTGATCCATGAGCAGGCGGAGACTCATTGGACAGAATATATTCCGATTGTGCTGATTAACCTATTCCTGATTGCAGTTGCGCTGTTTTCCAAACAATTGACAGGGGGCTTGCTATAA
- the cbiD gene encoding cobalt-precorrin-5B (C(1))-methyltransferase CbiD, giving the protein MNHDIHHLNDEQNSPQNSQSGELFVIKQNKRLRCGFTTGSCAAAAAKAGAVMLLSGDLCTEIAIATPKGIPVAMQVLEVRRDMNQVTCAVKKDSGDDPDVTNGILIFATVARANHNNIQVDGGQGVGRITKPGLACSIGEPAINPVPRSMIMAEVAKVCAEYGYEGGLEITISVPEGEAIARKTFNPRLGIVGGISILGTIGIVEPMSEKALIDTIRLEMNQQKEKGCRDLLVCPGNYGETFVRSTLGLESSLIHCSNYIGEMLDFTVELGFDGLLLIGHAGKLVKLAAGIMNTHSRYADCRMEVIAVHAALHGAGKETVKEIMASLTAPQAVTVLDRHGLRSQVFESIMLKIDEYVNYRLQNKVKAGVILYSNEQGILGKTPQADEIVNKIKRMKPS; this is encoded by the coding sequence ATGAATCATGACATCCACCATCTAAACGATGAACAAAACAGTCCACAAAACAGTCAATCCGGTGAACTCTTTGTCATCAAACAGAATAAGAGACTGAGATGCGGCTTTACTACGGGATCCTGTGCGGCGGCGGCTGCCAAGGCTGGGGCGGTAATGCTGCTCTCAGGAGACCTGTGTACAGAAATAGCCATTGCGACACCGAAGGGAATACCGGTTGCGATGCAGGTGCTGGAAGTTCGGAGAGACATGAACCAGGTGACGTGTGCTGTAAAAAAGGACAGCGGCGATGATCCGGACGTGACCAACGGCATCCTTATTTTTGCGACGGTCGCCAGAGCGAACCATAATAATATTCAGGTCGATGGCGGCCAGGGCGTCGGCAGAATCACTAAGCCCGGGCTTGCCTGTTCTATAGGAGAACCGGCCATCAATCCTGTTCCCAGAAGCATGATTATGGCGGAGGTGGCGAAAGTCTGTGCCGAGTACGGATATGAGGGAGGCCTGGAAATTACGATATCAGTTCCGGAAGGGGAGGCCATTGCCAGGAAAACCTTCAATCCACGGCTGGGCATTGTTGGCGGAATCTCTATTCTGGGAACAATAGGGATTGTCGAGCCGATGAGCGAAAAGGCCCTGATCGATACGATTCGACTGGAGATGAATCAGCAGAAAGAAAAGGGCTGCAGAGATCTGCTGGTCTGCCCTGGAAATTACGGTGAGACTTTTGTCCGCAGCACGCTGGGACTGGAGAGTTCTCTGATCCATTGCAGTAATTATATCGGTGAAATGCTGGATTTTACCGTGGAATTGGGCTTTGACGGCCTGCTGCTGATCGGACATGCCGGAAAATTGGTCAAGCTGGCAGCGGGCATTATGAATACCCACTCCCGCTATGCGGACTGCCGCATGGAAGTTATCGCCGTACATGCTGCCTTACACGGCGCCGGGAAGGAGACAGTCAAAGAAATTATGGCCAGCCTGACAGCACCGCAGGCCGTTACGGTATTAGACCGGCACGGGCTTAGAAGCCAGGTATTTGAGTCCATCATGTTAAAAATTGATGAATATGTGAATTACCGTCTGCAGAATAAGGTGAAAGCCGGTGTGATCCTGTATTCCAATGAACAGGGTATCCTGGGCAAAACACCGCAGGCGGATGAAATAGTCAATAAAATAAAAAGGATGAAGCCATCATGA
- the rlmH gene encoding 23S rRNA (pseudouridine(1915)-N(3))-methyltransferase RlmH produces the protein MLQIKVLAVGKIKENYLKEGLKEYAKRLGAYIRLEMIEVEDEPCPERASAADEARVKQKEAEKVLKLISPQDYVVLLDLLGKELSSPELAVLFDEKGLSGQSRITFVIGGSLGTADEIRKRADYRWSFSKLTFPHQMIRLILLEQIYRACKISKGEPYHK, from the coding sequence ATGCTGCAGATCAAAGTTCTGGCGGTAGGGAAAATCAAAGAAAATTATTTAAAAGAAGGGCTGAAGGAATACGCCAAGCGTCTTGGCGCGTACATCCGGCTTGAGATGATTGAAGTTGAGGACGAACCATGCCCCGAAAGGGCATCAGCTGCCGACGAAGCAAGAGTAAAACAGAAAGAAGCTGAAAAGGTTCTTAAATTAATTTCACCTCAGGATTATGTGGTTTTGCTGGATCTTCTGGGAAAGGAACTTTCTTCACCCGAACTTGCCGTTTTGTTTGATGAAAAAGGGCTTTCAGGCCAGAGCCGGATCACTTTTGTGATTGGCGGATCTCTTGGTACGGCAGATGAAATCCGAAAACGCGCCGATTACCGGTGGTCGTTCTCGAAGCTTACTTTTCCGCACCAGATGATCAGGCTTATCCTGCTGGAGCAGATTTACCGGGCGTGCAAGATCAGCAAAGGGGAACCCTACCACAAATAG
- a CDS encoding cobalt-precorrin 5A hydrolase encodes MKISILAFTANGVALSLKIKDLLDAQGNHTACYQPEKLTGTVNTAGMAEPIAPDLKGFTGRQFAEKDALIFVGACGIAVRAIASFVQDKTKDPAVLCIDEKGRFVIPLLSGHIGGANMLADRISEALNAIPVITTATDINRLFSVDEWAAFHDAWISDLKAAKEISARLLAEKPVGFYSELDIEGEMPRLLEKNENNMGIGICISLNDRLKPYPITLNIVPRTVYLGIGCRRGTPLQCIEDLVLEQLGRNSISFQAIAGIASIDLKTKEKGLLNFAAKNNLPLHFFSSDELLSVPGKYTESEFVSSITGVGNVCERAAVMASAGGGLISRKVSGNGVTIALAQKKWRVSFEY; translated from the coding sequence ATGAAGATAAGCATCCTGGCTTTTACCGCCAATGGAGTCGCTCTCAGCCTGAAAATAAAAGATCTGTTGGATGCTCAAGGCAATCATACCGCCTGCTATCAGCCGGAAAAACTTACCGGGACCGTCAATACAGCCGGCATGGCAGAGCCCATTGCCCCGGATTTAAAGGGGTTCACAGGCAGACAGTTTGCAGAAAAAGACGCGCTAATTTTTGTTGGGGCTTGCGGGATTGCCGTCAGGGCAATCGCCTCCTTTGTTCAGGACAAGACGAAAGATCCGGCCGTTTTGTGTATTGACGAAAAGGGACGGTTCGTTATACCGCTCCTCTCCGGCCACATCGGCGGCGCCAACATGCTGGCGGACAGGATATCCGAAGCGCTAAACGCAATCCCTGTGATAACGACTGCAACGGATATAAACAGGCTTTTTTCGGTCGATGAATGGGCAGCTTTCCATGACGCCTGGATTTCGGATCTGAAAGCAGCGAAAGAAATTTCGGCACGACTATTGGCAGAAAAGCCGGTCGGGTTTTATAGCGAGCTGGACATAGAAGGAGAGATGCCGCGTTTATTGGAGAAGAATGAAAACAACATGGGTATTGGCATTTGTATTTCTTTAAATGACAGATTAAAACCCTACCCCATAACGCTGAATATCGTTCCCCGGACGGTGTATCTCGGAATTGGCTGCCGAAGAGGTACGCCGCTGCAGTGTATTGAGGATCTTGTCCTTGAGCAGTTGGGCAGGAACAGCATCAGCTTTCAGGCCATCGCGGGCATTGCCAGTATTGACCTCAAAACAAAAGAAAAGGGTCTGCTTAATTTTGCCGCAAAAAATAATCTGCCACTGCATTTTTTCAGTTCAGATGAACTTCTTTCCGTACCAGGCAAATATACAGAATCGGAATTTGTAAGCAGTATTACCGGTGTCGGCAATGTCTGCGAGCGGGCTGCCGTAATGGCAAGCGCAGGCGGGGGGCTGATTAGCCGAAAAGTATCCGGGAATGGTGTAACAATAGCTCTTGCCCAGAAGAAATGGAGGGTTAGCTTTGAATATTAG
- a CDS encoding alpha/beta-type small acid-soluble spore protein, producing the protein MSKTSESKKKLLQNLKMEAAAEIGHLDFVRENNDHYKGDVTARQNGLEGGPIGGQMVKKMIAYAKQQMK; encoded by the coding sequence ATGAGCAAAACAAGTGAAAGCAAAAAAAAGCTGCTGCAGAATCTAAAAATGGAGGCTGCGGCTGAAATCGGCCATCTTGATTTTGTAAGGGAAAATAACGATCACTATAAAGGCGACGTTACTGCCAGACAGAATGGTCTGGAAGGCGGCCCGATCGGCGGCCAGATGGTCAAAAAAATGATCGCTTATGCCAAACAGCAGATGAAATAG
- the cobI gene encoding precorrin-2 C(20)-methyltransferase, translating to MKAALYGIGVGPGDFELMTLKAVRIISEADLIAVPRTDEKEMTAWNIAKQAVDLSTKEILELYMPMTRDAQMLEQSHQEAAEQIIDQLKQNKSVAFLTLGDPSIYSTYIYLHNRVLEAGYDARLIPGVPSFCAVAARLNVPLCEGAQPLHIIPASYEGSFDYLDWSGTKVLMKSGREFGKVKEELISKDLVKHTQMVECCGMPSERVLKDIGAAEGKASYFSTIIVKEKEIVR from the coding sequence ATGAAAGCAGCATTATATGGAATAGGCGTAGGTCCGGGAGACTTTGAACTGATGACCTTAAAGGCCGTCCGAATCATCAGCGAGGCAGATCTTATTGCTGTTCCGCGGACGGATGAAAAAGAAATGACCGCCTGGAATATTGCAAAACAGGCTGTAGACCTCTCCACAAAAGAAATACTGGAACTTTACATGCCGATGACACGGGATGCCCAAATGCTGGAGCAAAGCCATCAGGAAGCAGCTGAACAGATCATCGACCAGCTCAAACAAAACAAATCTGTGGCTTTTCTTACGCTGGGGGATCCGTCGATCTATTCCACATACATTTATCTGCATAACCGGGTTTTGGAAGCAGGCTATGATGCCCGGCTGATTCCAGGGGTCCCCTCCTTCTGTGCTGTAGCAGCAAGGCTCAATGTGCCTCTCTGCGAGGGTGCCCAGCCGCTGCACATTATCCCCGCATCCTATGAAGGATCCTTTGATTACCTGGACTGGAGCGGAACCAAGGTGCTGATGAAGTCAGGAAGGGAATTTGGCAAGGTTAAGGAAGAGCTTATAAGCAAAGATCTGGTTAAGCATACCCAGATGGTGGAATGCTGCGGGATGCCGTCGGAGAGGGTTTTAAAGGATATCGGTGCAGCCGAGGGGAAAGCGAGCTATTTTTCCACGATCATTGTGAAAGAAAAGGAGATTGTCAGATGA
- a CDS encoding energy-coupling factor ABC transporter permease, with product MINKKIWIMGLVLMFMFLPQQTYAMHIMEGFLPAGWCITWGALAIPFVLAGFFSIRRTVGEHPKTLMLLAMAGAFAFVLSSLKIPSVTGSSSHPTGVGLGAILFGPTAMAVIGLIILLFQAVLLAHGGLTTLGANTFSMGIVGPLVAFATYKIVKKANGPQWLAVFLAAALGNLLTYVTTSVQLALAFPAETGGVMASLTKFLGIFALTQVPLAISEGILTVLIFKAISSYAGDELKDLKILSKGV from the coding sequence ATGATAAATAAAAAGATTTGGATAATGGGTCTCGTACTTATGTTTATGTTCTTGCCCCAGCAGACATATGCCATGCATATCATGGAGGGCTTCCTTCCTGCGGGTTGGTGTATTACCTGGGGTGCTTTGGCAATACCTTTTGTTCTGGCAGGTTTTTTTTCTATCAGAAGAACTGTTGGAGAGCATCCCAAAACATTAATGCTTTTGGCGATGGCAGGCGCCTTTGCTTTTGTTTTGTCTTCCCTGAAGATTCCTTCCGTTACAGGAAGCAGTTCACATCCTACAGGGGTTGGCCTTGGCGCTATCTTGTTCGGACCAACCGCAATGGCCGTAATTGGTTTGATCATACTGCTGTTTCAGGCTGTCTTACTGGCGCATGGCGGATTGACAACGTTGGGGGCAAATACTTTTTCGATGGGCATTGTGGGGCCGCTGGTAGCTTTTGCTACATACAAAATTGTGAAGAAAGCAAATGGACCGCAGTGGCTTGCTGTGTTTCTCGCTGCCGCACTTGGGAATTTATTGACTTACGTTACGACATCGGTGCAGCTTGCACTGGCGTTTCCTGCTGAAACAGGCGGCGTTATGGCGTCACTTACCAAGTTTTTGGGTATTTTTGCCTTAACGCAAGTACCATTGGCGATCAGTGAAGGTATTTTGACAGTGCTGATATTTAAGGCGATTTCATCCTATGCCGGGGATGAGCTTAAAGACTTAAAAATACTTTCAAAGGGGGTCTGA
- a CDS encoding energy-coupling factor ABC transporter substrate-binding protein: MSVETMKPKNKNRVIITNIILITIVIALAVVPLIVQKNAEFAGADSQAEQAITELNGNYQAWFSPIWEPPSGEIESLLFALQAAVGAGVLGYGLGYLRGRKKKEEPVNNDLHR; the protein is encoded by the coding sequence ATGTCTGTAGAAACGATGAAACCGAAGAATAAAAATCGGGTTATCATCACAAATATTATTTTAATTACGATTGTCATAGCGCTTGCTGTTGTACCCCTCATTGTGCAAAAAAATGCGGAATTTGCTGGAGCTGACAGCCAAGCTGAACAAGCTATAACAGAACTTAACGGGAATTACCAGGCCTGGTTCTCACCGATTTGGGAGCCGCCCAGCGGAGAAATTGAAAGCTTGTTGTTTGCGCTTCAGGCAGCTGTCGGAGCAGGTGTTTTGGGCTACGGGTTAGGTTATCTGCGGGGTCGTAAGAAAAAGGAAGAACCGGTAAACAATGATTTACATCGATAA
- a CDS encoding ATP-binding cassette domain-containing protein: protein MAENGLIENVEAKNILEVRNLYYIYSDGTQALKALSLGIKQGKTTAVLGSNGAGKSTLLLSFNGINKPSGGEVLFKGLPLDYSVKGLKQLRKSVGIVFQDPDKQLFSASVYQDISFGAMNLKLPEEEVRRRVDLAMKRTGISHLKEKPTHSLSFGQKKRAAIAGVLVMEPEVLILDEPTAGLDPLGVSELMKLLRKLQIELNLSVVISTHDIDIVPLYCDYAYVVDDGRLVMEGTPQEVFSHPEEIRRINLRLPRIGHLMEILHDKDGFEFAQPANTISEARKALINWKDTN from the coding sequence ATGGCCGAAAATGGCTTGATTGAAAACGTGGAGGCTAAAAATATCTTGGAAGTCAGAAATCTCTACTACATCTACAGTGATGGAACCCAGGCCTTAAAGGCCCTGTCACTCGGGATTAAACAGGGGAAAACGACGGCAGTCCTCGGAAGCAACGGTGCTGGAAAATCAACGTTGCTGCTTTCCTTTAACGGCATCAATAAGCCTTCAGGCGGCGAAGTTCTATTCAAGGGCCTGCCGCTGGATTATTCAGTAAAAGGTCTCAAACAGCTTCGAAAATCTGTTGGCATTGTTTTTCAGGATCCGGACAAGCAGTTGTTTTCAGCCAGTGTCTATCAGGATATCTCCTTTGGCGCGATGAATCTAAAGCTGCCTGAGGAGGAAGTCCGCAGAAGGGTGGATCTAGCCATGAAGAGAACCGGGATATCCCACCTGAAAGAAAAGCCCACACACAGCCTCAGTTTTGGCCAGAAAAAACGTGCAGCCATTGCCGGCGTTCTGGTGATGGAGCCGGAAGTGCTTATTCTGGATGAACCGACCGCAGGGCTTGACCCACTTGGAGTCAGTGAGCTAATGAAGCTGCTCAGAAAACTGCAAATTGAGCTGAATTTGTCCGTCGTGATCTCAACGCACGACATCGATATCGTACCACTTTACTGTGATTATGCGTATGTCGTCGATGACGGCAGGCTTGTAATGGAAGGTACGCCTCAGGAAGTGTTTTCGCATCCGGAGGAAATCAGAAGGATTAATCTCAGACTCCCAAGAATTGGGCATCTTATGGAGATTTTGCATGATAAAGACGGCTTTGAATTTGCCCAGCCTGCCAATACCATATCTGAGGCCAGAAAAGCTTTAATTAACTGGAAAGATACAAACTGA
- the cobM gene encoding precorrin-4 C(11)-methyltransferase → MIYFIGAGPGAVDLITVRGKTLLEQADVVIYAGSLVNPELLNVTKKECAVYDSAGMTLEEVLAVMVPATRAGKLVVRLHTGDPSIYGAIREQMDLLDAEGLYYEVVPGVSSFFGAAASLKKEYTLPDISQTVIITRMEGRTPVPPKEDIALLASHQATMAIFLSTGMLENLSTKLMEGGYAADTPAAIVYKATWPDEKQFHCTVGTLARTAKENNITKTALILVGRFLGNNFERSKLYDPAFTHEFREGNDLLSSWTEGLK, encoded by the coding sequence ATGATTTATTTTATTGGGGCTGGTCCGGGCGCGGTAGATTTAATCACGGTTCGCGGAAAGACGCTTTTGGAACAGGCCGATGTTGTGATTTATGCAGGCTCGCTGGTCAACCCGGAGCTATTGAATGTTACGAAGAAGGAATGCGCTGTTTACGATAGTGCCGGGATGACACTGGAAGAGGTGCTTGCCGTGATGGTTCCTGCCACCCGGGCAGGTAAACTGGTCGTGCGTCTGCATACCGGCGATCCAAGTATTTACGGAGCGATCCGTGAGCAGATGGATCTGCTTGATGCCGAGGGCCTGTATTACGAAGTCGTACCTGGAGTCAGCTCATTTTTCGGAGCCGCTGCTTCCTTGAAGAAGGAGTATACATTGCCGGATATCAGCCAAACTGTAATTATCACCCGCATGGAAGGAAGGACCCCGGTACCGCCTAAGGAAGACATTGCTCTCCTGGCGTCGCACCAGGCAACCATGGCAATTTTCTTAAGTACAGGGATGCTGGAAAACTTAAGTACCAAGCTTATGGAGGGCGGTTACGCCGCTGACACTCCGGCAGCGATCGTTTATAAGGCAACCTGGCCGGATGAGAAGCAGTTCCACTGTACGGTAGGGACATTGGCGAGAACAGCTAAAGAGAACAATATCACCAAAACGGCCTTGATTCTAGTGGGCAGATTTTTGGGAAACAACTTCGAAAGATCTAAACTTTACGATCCGGCATTTACGCATGAATTCCGGGAAGGAAACGATCTACTGTCTTCTTGGACCGAGGGTTTGAAATGA